Proteins encoded by one window of Ramlibacter tataouinensis:
- a CDS encoding glutathione S-transferase family protein gives MLKLYIGSKNYSSWSMRPWVLMRQAGIPFEEVKLRFDSFAADSQFKRSLAEVSPAGKVPVLVDGNLTVWDSLAIAEYLAEKFPDKALWPRDLQARARARSVCAEMHSGFAALRGLCPMNIEASLPDVGPLGYRDKPAVRADVDRIVAMWTELLQQSGGPLLFGDFSIADAFYAPICMRFRTYGMPVPPAIAGYMDRLGAQPGVKAWIDGALAEQDFREFEEPYRLSR, from the coding sequence ATGCTCAAGCTCTACATCGGCAGCAAGAACTACTCGTCCTGGTCCATGCGGCCCTGGGTGCTGATGCGCCAGGCCGGCATCCCGTTCGAGGAGGTGAAGCTGCGCTTCGACTCGTTCGCCGCCGACTCGCAGTTCAAGCGCTCGCTCGCCGAGGTCAGCCCCGCCGGCAAGGTGCCGGTGCTGGTGGACGGGAACCTGACGGTGTGGGACAGCCTGGCCATCGCCGAATACCTGGCCGAGAAGTTCCCCGACAAGGCGCTGTGGCCGCGCGACCTGCAGGCACGCGCCCGCGCGCGCAGCGTCTGCGCCGAGATGCACTCGGGCTTCGCCGCCCTGCGCGGCCTGTGCCCGATGAACATCGAAGCCTCGCTGCCGGACGTCGGCCCGCTCGGCTACCGCGACAAGCCGGCGGTGCGCGCCGACGTCGATCGCATCGTGGCCATGTGGACCGAACTGCTGCAGCAGTCCGGCGGGCCGCTGCTGTTCGGCGACTTCAGCATCGCCGACGCGTTCTACGCACCGATCTGCATGCGCTTCCGGACCTATGGCATGCCCGTGCCGCCCGCCATCGCCGGCTACATGGATCGGCTCGGCGCCCAGCCCGGGGTGAAGGCCTGGATCGACGGCGCGCTGGCGGAGCAGGACTTCCGCGAGTTCGAGGAACCGTACCGGCTCTCGCGCTGA
- a CDS encoding multifunctional CCA addition/repair protein produces MQTYMVGGAVRDALLGLPVNDHDWVVVGATPQEMVAAGYLPVGRDFPVFLHPETREEYALARTERKTGRGYHGFAFHADPSVTLEDDLGRRDLTINAMARDEQGRLVDPYGGRMDLQARVLRHVTEAFREDPVRILRVARFAARFSDFGIAPETLELMRGMVAAGEADALVPERVWQELARGLMERRPSRMFEVLRECDALERLLPEVDRLWGVPQRAEYHPEVDTGVHLLMVLDMSARLQARLPVRFACLTHDLGKGTTPASVLPRHIGHEERSARLLKQLAQRLRVPTECSELADVVAREHGNIHRSGEFGPAAVVRLLERCDAFRKPQRFADVLLACECDARGRLGMEEDAYPQRPRLWGALQAAQAVGTREIAEAAQAQGVTGPQVGERIHKARVQAVEVHLSA; encoded by the coding sequence ATGCAGACGTACATGGTCGGTGGGGCGGTCCGCGATGCGCTGCTGGGACTGCCGGTGAACGACCACGACTGGGTGGTGGTCGGCGCCACCCCGCAGGAGATGGTGGCGGCCGGCTACCTGCCGGTCGGCCGCGATTTCCCGGTGTTCCTGCATCCCGAGACCCGCGAGGAGTACGCGCTTGCGCGCACCGAGCGCAAGACCGGCCGCGGCTACCACGGCTTCGCCTTCCATGCCGACCCCAGCGTCACGCTGGAAGACGACCTGGGCCGGCGCGACCTCACGATCAACGCCATGGCGCGCGACGAGCAGGGGCGCCTGGTCGATCCCTACGGCGGCCGGATGGACCTGCAGGCGCGCGTGCTGCGCCATGTCACCGAAGCGTTCCGCGAAGACCCGGTGCGCATCCTGCGGGTGGCGCGCTTCGCGGCCCGCTTCAGCGACTTCGGCATCGCCCCGGAAACCCTGGAGCTGATGCGCGGCATGGTCGCCGCCGGCGAAGCCGACGCGCTGGTGCCCGAGCGCGTCTGGCAGGAGCTGGCGCGCGGGCTGATGGAGCGCCGTCCCTCGCGGATGTTCGAGGTGCTGCGCGAGTGCGACGCGCTCGAGCGCCTGCTGCCGGAAGTCGATCGGCTGTGGGGCGTGCCGCAGCGTGCCGAATACCACCCGGAGGTCGATACCGGGGTGCACCTGTTGATGGTGCTGGACATGAGCGCGCGGCTGCAGGCCCGGTTGCCGGTGCGCTTCGCCTGCCTCACGCACGACCTGGGCAAGGGCACCACGCCGGCTTCGGTGCTGCCCCGGCACATCGGCCACGAGGAGCGCAGCGCCCGGCTGCTCAAGCAGCTGGCGCAGCGGCTGCGCGTGCCCACCGAGTGCAGCGAACTGGCCGACGTCGTCGCGCGCGAGCACGGCAACATCCACCGCAGCGGCGAATTCGGCCCGGCGGCGGTCGTGCGGCTGCTGGAGCGCTGCGACGCCTTCCGCAAGCCGCAGCGCTTCGCCGACGTGCTGCTGGCGTGCGAGTGCGATGCGCGCGGGCGGCTGGGGATGGAGGAAGACGCCTACCCGCAGCGCCCGCGCCTGTGGGGGGCGCTGCAGGCGGCCCAGGCGGTCGGCACCCGCGAGATCGCCGAGGCCGCGCAGGCACAGGGCGTCACCGGCCCGCAGGTCGGCGAGCGCATCCACAAGGCACGGGTGCAGGCGGTGGAGGTTCATCTGTCCGCCTGA
- a CDS encoding ROK family protein, with protein MRACIDIGGTKVSVSLNDGSGLGLIAQRGEPTAKTGSNDAVARQVLRMVDEACAEAGVAPDAVQAAGVASCGPFVLVDGRIEIAAPNICGGLAGPARGLPNDWTTAVLEAPLARRFARLRLENDGIAALEAERRWGALQGVDDCAYVTWSTGVGTGLCVGGRVLRGKHGNAGHAGHMFVSDDDRALCGCGNVGDLEALVGGTFLKSRFGLEAAALMQHARDGDAPALAAVDTLCRLMGRGLYNLVAALDLQRISIGGSVFCHNRELLLPRLQAEVGRHLKPLTSGCELVPAGLGERVGDYAALALLD; from the coding sequence ATGAGAGCCTGCATCGACATCGGCGGCACCAAGGTCTCGGTCAGCCTGAACGACGGCAGCGGCCTCGGACTGATTGCGCAACGCGGCGAGCCCACCGCGAAGACCGGCTCCAACGACGCGGTGGCCCGCCAGGTCTTGCGCATGGTCGACGAGGCCTGCGCCGAAGCCGGCGTGGCGCCGGACGCGGTGCAGGCCGCGGGCGTCGCGTCCTGCGGCCCGTTCGTGCTGGTCGACGGTCGCATCGAGATCGCCGCGCCCAACATCTGCGGCGGCCTGGCCGGGCCGGCGCGCGGACTGCCCAACGACTGGACGACCGCCGTGCTCGAGGCGCCGCTGGCGCGCCGCTTCGCCCGGCTGCGGCTGGAGAACGACGGCATTGCGGCGCTGGAGGCCGAGCGCCGCTGGGGCGCGCTGCAGGGCGTGGACGACTGCGCCTACGTCACCTGGAGCACCGGCGTCGGCACCGGCCTGTGCGTGGGCGGGCGCGTGCTGCGCGGCAAGCACGGCAACGCCGGCCACGCGGGCCACATGTTCGTCAGCGACGACGACCGCGCCCTGTGCGGTTGCGGCAACGTCGGCGACCTGGAGGCGCTGGTCGGCGGCACCTTCCTGAAAAGCCGCTTCGGCCTCGAGGCGGCCGCGCTGATGCAGCACGCACGGGACGGCGACGCGCCGGCGCTGGCGGCCGTCGATACGCTGTGCCGGCTGATGGGGCGCGGGCTTTACAACCTGGTGGCGGCGCTGGACCTGCAGCGCATCAGCATCGGCGGCAGCGTGTTCTGCCACAACCGCGAACTGCTGCTGCCGCGGCTGCAGGCCGAAGTCGGCCGCCACCTGAAGCCGCTGACCAGCGGCTGCGAGCTGGTGCCGGCCGGCCTGGGCGAGCGCGTGGGCGACTACGCGGCGCTGGCCCTGCTGGACTGA
- a CDS encoding DUF2905 domain-containing protein, whose protein sequence is MIRWFIVVFLALMLISWLTPALQRLGFGKLPGDLRFRLFGREWNVPLASTLLLSMIAAGLSRLI, encoded by the coding sequence ATGATCCGCTGGTTCATCGTCGTCTTCCTCGCCCTGATGCTGATCAGCTGGCTCACGCCGGCGCTGCAGCGGCTGGGCTTCGGCAAGCTGCCCGGCGACCTGCGCTTCAGGCTGTTCGGGCGCGAGTGGAACGTGCCGCTCGCGTCGACCCTCCTGCTCAGCATGATCGCGGCGGGGCTGTCCCGGTTGATCTGA